Genomic segment of Limnohabitans sp. INBF002:
CCTCAAGCCCGCTGGTGCCGGGCAACGACCCCACTTTGATGTTCACCAACTCGGGCATGGTCCAGTTCAAAGACGTATTTTTGGGCGAGGACAAGCGCTCTTATGTGCGCGCCGCCTCGGTGCAAGCCTGTTTGCGCGCCGGTGGCAAACACAACGATTTGGAAAACGTGGGCTACACCGCCCGCCACCACACCTTCTTCGAAATGCTGGGCAACTGGTCGTTCGGCGACTACTTCAAACGCGAATCACTCAAGTGGGCGTGGGAACTGTTGACTGAGGTTTACAAGCTGCCCGCTGACCGTTTGCTGGCCACTGTCTACCAAGACGACGACGAAGCCTATGACATTTGGACCAAAGAAATTGGCCTGCCACCCGAGCGCGTGATTCGCATTGGCGACAACAAAGGTGGCCGCTACAAGAGCGACAACTTCTGGATGATGGCCGACACCGGCCCTTGCGGCCCTTGCTCTGAAATCTTCTACGACCACGGCGACCACATCCCAGGCGGCCCTCCCGGCAGCCCCGACGAAGACGGTGACCGCTTCATCGAAATTTGGAACAACGTGTTCATGCAGTTCAACATGGCCGAAGACGGCAGCGTTACCCGCTTGCCCGCGCCTTGCGTGGACACGGGTATGGGCCTCGAGCGCTTGGCTGCCATCTTGCAGCACGTGCACAGCAACTACGAAATCGACATCTTTGATGCCCTCATCAAAGCCGCTGCACGCGAAACAGGCTGCCAAGACTTGGGCCACAAGAGCCTGCGCGTGATTGCCGACCACATCCGTGCCACCTCGTTCTTGGTGAGCGACGGCGTGGTGCCCAGCAACGAAGGCCGTGGCTATGTGCAACGCCGCATCATCCGCCGTGCCATTCGTCACGGGTATTTATTGGGCCAGAAAAAACCGTTCTTCCACAAACTCGTGCCTGACTTGGTCAAGCTCATGGGCGATGCCTACCCCAACATGGCGTCGCAAGCCGAGCGTATTGCGTCGGTGTTGAAGGCCGAAGAAGAACGCTTCTTTGAAACCCTCGAAGTGGGCATGTCAATTTTGGATGCCGCATTGCAAGGCGGCGCAAAAGTGTTGCCGGGCGAAGTGGCGTTCAAGCTGCACGACACCTACGGCTTCCCACTCGACTTGTCTGCCGACGTGTGCCGCGAACGTGGCCTGAGCGTGGACGAAGCAGGCTTTGCTGCTGCGATGGAAAAACAAAAATCCCAAGCCCGCGCCGCAGGCAAGTTCAAGATGGACAAAGCCTTGGAGTACACAGGCGCAGGCAACGCGTTTGTGGGCTACGACGACCTCAAAGCCACTGCCAAAGTGGTGGCGGTGTATGTGGACGGCAACTCTGTGGCCGAACTCAAGCACGGCCAAACAGGCGTGGTGGTGTTGGACACCACACCGTTCTACGCCGAGAGCGGCGGCCAAGTGGGCGATGCGGGCCTGTTGGTCAGCGGCTCTGCTAGCTTTGCCGTGGAAGACACCTTGAAGATCAAAGCCGATGTGTATGGCCATCACGGCACCTTGACGCAAGGCACTTTGGCCGTGGGCGACCATGTGGATGCACAAGTAGACACGCAAGTGCGCGCCGCCACCGTGCGCAACCACTCGGCCACCCACTTGATGCACAAAGCCTTGCGCGAAGTGCTGGGCGACCACGTGCAACAAAAAGGCAGCTTGGTGAATGCCGAGCGCACACGTTTTGACTTTGCGCACAACGCCCCCGTGACCGATGCGCAGATTCGCGAGATTGAAGCCAAGGTCAACGCCGAGATTTTGGCCAACGCCGCTGCGCAAGCCCGCGTGATGGACATCGAGTCCGCCCAAAAAACGGGCGCCATGATGTTGTTCGGCGAGAAGTACGGTGAGACCGTGCGCGTGCTCGACATTGGTTCTAGCCGCGAGTTGTGCGGTGGCACGCACGTCAAAGCCACGGGTGACATTGGCTTGTTCAAAGTGGTGGCAGAAGGCGGCGTGGCCGCTGGCGTGCGTCGCATTGAAGCCGTGACAGGCGCCAATGCGCTGGCTTATTTGCAGTCGCTCGAAGATTCCGTGGCCCAAGCGGCTGGCGCCCTCAAAGCACCACCGACAGAGCTCAACGCACGTTTAGCCCAAGTGTTGGAACAAGTCAAAACGCTTGAAAAAGAAGTGTCAGCCCTCAAAGGCAAAGTGGCTTCGGCCCAAAGCGACGAGTTGCTGACGCAAGCGGTGGACATCAAAGGCACCAAGCTCTTGGTCGCCAAGCTCGACGGTGCTGACGCCAAAACTTTGCGCGACACCATGGACAAGCTCAAAGACAAGATGAAGTCTGCTGTCATTGTGTTGGCGGCTGTGGATGGCGAGAAGGTCAACATCGCCGCAGGCGTGACCGCTGACAACGTGGGCAAAGTCAAAGCGGGCGAAATGGCCAACTTTGTGGCCCAACAAGTGGGCGGCAAAGGCGGCGGCAAGCCCGACATGGCGATGGCCGGTGGCACCGATGCCGCAGCCTTGCCCAAGGCCTTGGCCAGCGTGCAAGCTTGGGTGGCCGAGCGCGTTTGATTCAGATGAACTCACGCACCTGCGTTGTGCAAGCAAAGGCCCAACCCGTGTTGGGCCTTTTTCTTGGCGTTTGCCTCGCGGTGTTGTTGTCAAGCTTTGTGTCCACCAACGCGTGGGCGCAGTTCGACAAAACCGCATGGCCTGTCAACGTGGCCACGCCCAAAATTGAAGCTGTCGATTTGCAGGGCAAAGCTTGGAATGCCGCAGAGCTGGCAGGCAAAGTGGTGGTGCTCAACTTTTGGGCCACGTGGTGTGCGCCGTGCAAAGACGAGTTGCCCACGCTGCAAACCTTGCACGACATCAGTGATGCACAAACCGTGGTGCTCACCATCAACGTGCGTGAGCCCGCAGCACGTGCTGCGCGTTACATGCAAAGCACGGGCATGACGTTTCCCGTCATCTCTGATCCCAAAGGTGAGTTGGCCAAGCGCTGGGGCGTCACGGTGTATCCCACCACCCTCCTGATTGCGCCCAATGGTCAAACGCGCTGGCGTATCGTGGGTGATGTGGACTGGAGCGGGGCGCAGGCCAATGCGTGGTTGGCCGATGTACGCCAAAACACCTCACCTGCCAACGCGACGTCGAAGATAGCTACCCCCAAGCGATAATTCGACAACCTCATGCACTTTGCGTGAGGTGACCTGCCTTCGGGGCATCTAGGTATGTGCCGACAGGTCTCTTCATTTATTCGGAGCTCTCTTTCATGACTCTCGTGCGTCGTTCCCTTCTCAAGGGGGCCGCAGCTGCGTGCGCCCTCAGTGGTGTGCCTGGCTTTGCTTTGGCCCAAACATCTCCCCCAGCTTCTACTGCTGCACGTCGCTTCGAACCACAAGCGGGCCAGTGGCGCACGTTTGAAGTCACCACCCGTGTCGATTTGGCGGATACCAAGCGTGCCGCCTCACGCGTGTGGTTGCCGGTGCCCAGCATCAACTCGGATTGGCAACGTTCGTTGGAGAGCAATTTCAGCAGCAACGGCACCTCACGCATGGTGAGCGATGGCACCGATGGCGCGCGCATGATCTACACCGAGTTCGCCGCAGGCGTCACACCGTTTGTCGAAGTGACCAGCCGCGTGCAAACACAAAACCGTTTTGTGGACACAGCCAAACCCACCGCCCACGCGTTTACACGTGAAGACGCCGGCACTTTGCGCTACTACACCCGCGCCACACATTTGTTGCCCACCGACGGCATCGTGCGCACCACAGCTCTTAAAGCTACCCAGGGCGCGAAAACCGATGCACAAAAAGCACGCGCCATTTACGACTGGGTGGTGGCCAACGCTTGGCGCGAACCCAAGACGCGCGGCTGCGGCGAGGGCGACATCAAAGCCATGCTGGAGACAGGCAACTTGGGCGGCAAGTGCGCCGACATCAACGCCTTGTTTGTTGGCCTGTGCCGCTCGGTCGGTGTGCCAGCACGCGATGTGTATGGCATTCGTTTGGTGCCTTCGGCCTTTGGTTACAAAGAGTTGTCGGGCAACCCCGCCAGCTTGAAAGGCGCGCAACACTGCCGCGCCGAGGTGTATTTGCAAGCCCACGGTTGGGTGGCGATGGACCCCGCCGACGTGGCCAAAGTGATGCGCTTAGAAACACCTGAGTGGATCAAGCGCACCGACAACGCGGTGGTGCAGCCCGTGTACAACCGTTTGTTCGGTGGCTGGGAAGGCAACTGGATGGGCTGGAACACCGCACACGATGTGGCCTTGCCCGGCAGCAAAGAAGACCGCTTGGGCTTCTTGATGTACCCCGTGGCCGAGACGGTGGATGGCCGTGCTGACTCTTACGCGCCTGACACCTTCAAGTACCAAATCACGGCACGCGAAATCAAGGCCTAAGGTGTTGGAAGTGTCTGGCTAGCCAGACGCTTCTCTGCGCGCAGCCTCCAGGCGTGAGGCCTCAAAGCACGAGGCCTTAAAGCAAGCAGTCTTACACCGCCATGCTCAAACGCAAGGCGCTGTGAAACTCTCTCGCCTTGCCTGTGACGGGATCGGTGAAGGCCACGCTTTTGGCCAGCAGCTGCAACGGATGGCTGAAGTCTTCCTCTG
This window contains:
- the alaS gene encoding alanine--tRNA ligase, producing MTTPKFTVADIRKTFLDFFESKGHTVVASSPLVPGNDPTLMFTNSGMVQFKDVFLGEDKRSYVRAASVQACLRAGGKHNDLENVGYTARHHTFFEMLGNWSFGDYFKRESLKWAWELLTEVYKLPADRLLATVYQDDDEAYDIWTKEIGLPPERVIRIGDNKGGRYKSDNFWMMADTGPCGPCSEIFYDHGDHIPGGPPGSPDEDGDRFIEIWNNVFMQFNMAEDGSVTRLPAPCVDTGMGLERLAAILQHVHSNYEIDIFDALIKAAARETGCQDLGHKSLRVIADHIRATSFLVSDGVVPSNEGRGYVQRRIIRRAIRHGYLLGQKKPFFHKLVPDLVKLMGDAYPNMASQAERIASVLKAEEERFFETLEVGMSILDAALQGGAKVLPGEVAFKLHDTYGFPLDLSADVCRERGLSVDEAGFAAAMEKQKSQARAAGKFKMDKALEYTGAGNAFVGYDDLKATAKVVAVYVDGNSVAELKHGQTGVVVLDTTPFYAESGGQVGDAGLLVSGSASFAVEDTLKIKADVYGHHGTLTQGTLAVGDHVDAQVDTQVRAATVRNHSATHLMHKALREVLGDHVQQKGSLVNAERTRFDFAHNAPVTDAQIREIEAKVNAEILANAAAQARVMDIESAQKTGAMMLFGEKYGETVRVLDIGSSRELCGGTHVKATGDIGLFKVVAEGGVAAGVRRIEAVTGANALAYLQSLEDSVAQAAGALKAPPTELNARLAQVLEQVKTLEKEVSALKGKVASAQSDELLTQAVDIKGTKLLVAKLDGADAKTLRDTMDKLKDKMKSAVIVLAAVDGEKVNIAAGVTADNVGKVKAGEMANFVAQQVGGKGGGKPDMAMAGGTDAAALPKALASVQAWVAERV
- a CDS encoding TlpA disulfide reductase family protein, giving the protein MNSRTCVVQAKAQPVLGLFLGVCLAVLLSSFVSTNAWAQFDKTAWPVNVATPKIEAVDLQGKAWNAAELAGKVVVLNFWATWCAPCKDELPTLQTLHDISDAQTVVLTINVREPAARAARYMQSTGMTFPVISDPKGELAKRWGVTVYPTTLLIAPNGQTRWRIVGDVDWSGAQANAWLADVRQNTSPANATSKIATPKR
- a CDS encoding transglutaminase domain-containing protein; its protein translation is MTLVRRSLLKGAAAACALSGVPGFALAQTSPPASTAARRFEPQAGQWRTFEVTTRVDLADTKRAASRVWLPVPSINSDWQRSLESNFSSNGTSRMVSDGTDGARMIYTEFAAGVTPFVEVTSRVQTQNRFVDTAKPTAHAFTREDAGTLRYYTRATHLLPTDGIVRTTALKATQGAKTDAQKARAIYDWVVANAWREPKTRGCGEGDIKAMLETGNLGGKCADINALFVGLCRSVGVPARDVYGIRLVPSAFGYKELSGNPASLKGAQHCRAEVYLQAHGWVAMDPADVAKVMRLETPEWIKRTDNAVVQPVYNRLFGGWEGNWMGWNTAHDVALPGSKEDRLGFLMYPVAETVDGRADSYAPDTFKYQITAREIKA